The genomic region TTATCGATTAGCGGAACGTTATGGTGTAAGGGATAAGATAGAATACCTAGGATTTCTATCTGGAGAGGAAAAGTACAAGGTCATGAGCTCTGCAAGGGTCATGGTTTACCCGTCTCATGACGATACCAATGCACTGGTTGTGATGGAATCCCTTGCAGTTGGGACTCCTGTCGTTACCTATGCTATTCCTGGCATTAAGTACGTGTATGATGGTGTTCCTGGTGTAACGCTAGTGAAAGAGTTTAACTATGACGGAATGGCGAAAGAGATCAACAAGATCATGCATACTCAATATTCGTTAAATGATGAGAAGCTACAGAAATTACTCTCCCATCATAGTTCTTGGGCCAAGGTAGTCGAACAAGAGGTTAACCTGATACTTAAATATGGTATTAAAGATATGAAATAATGTCATGCGTGATTTAATATAGCTAAAGAGAAGTTTGCTATTATTGAAGGACTAAAATACCCTTTTCTGTTCTGATCCGCTCAAAGTTTTTTAGATAGGAAGTCTACAGCCATTCCATGAAATATCTAGTAATAGGCGGAGCCGGTTTCCTGGGCTCCCATCTGATTGAGTCCCTTAGTGGGGATATAACGGTTGTTGACGACCTCTCCACCGCGAAATACTTTCAAGGGAACGCGAAACTTATCAGGGAGAAAATAGAGAACTTCTCCACAGACGAGAAATATGATTATGTTATACACTTGGCTGCTAGGCCCTCCCCGGAGGATTACATCAACCATCCGGTTGAGACTGCCTTGTCCAACTCCGTGGGAACTTACAAAGCCCTCGAAATAGCCAGGAGAAGCGACGCCGTATTTCTCTATACCTCCTCCTCCGAAATTTACGGTCACGCAGAGGTAATTCCAACACCTGAGAGCTACTGGGGTAAGGTAAATCCGACCGGGGTCAGGAGCTGTTACGACGAGAGTAAGAGGTTCTCCGAGGCCCTAATCATGTCCTTTTACAGGGAGTATGGACTAGACGTGAGGATACAGAGGCCCTTCAACGTGTATGGACCTAGGCTCAGGGAGGATGGCTCGTATGGAAGGGTGATCTCGAGGTTCGTGTATCAGGCATTGAGGGGTGAGGACTTGACGATATTTGGGGATGGGAATCAGACGAGGGCTTTCCTTTACGTGAGCGACTGGGTTGAGGCAACCAAGAGGATGCTGGGCCCAGGGCTCAAGGGAGTTATCCTGAATGTGGGATCTGACAAGGAAACGAAAATAATTGACCTAGCGAAAACAATAATATCCATGACTGGAAGCAAGTCCGGTCTCAAGTTCCTACCTCCAAGGCAGGACGATCCTCCAAGGAGAGCAGCAGACATAACCAAGGCTAAGGAGGTCCTGGGCTGGGAGCCTAAGGTTTCCTTGTTCGAGGGATTGAAGATGACTATAGAGTGGTTCAGGGGTGTACTCAGTTGAGGATAGGGATTGTGGGACTAGGAGTCGTGGGTTTATCCACAGGAGTTGTGCTCGCTGAGCAGGGACATGAAATAGTTGGAGTCGATATTGATCAGGGGAGAGTTCATGGACTTCAGTGTAGGAGGCCTCCCATATATGAGCCCGGTCTGGAGGAGGCACTGAACAGGAACTTTGAGAGGATGAAGTTTTCAACCGACTACTCGTCGCTCTCGGACGCTGAGGTCATCTTTATCACTGTTTCTACCCCAACCGTTGATGGAAGGATATACCTTGGCTACGTGTTCGACGCCGCGAGGAAGATAAAGGAAGTGGCGAGGGGCGTGATTGCCATAAAGAGCACCGTAGTCCCAGGGACTGCAAGGAAGGTCAAGGAAATCACGAACCTTAAGGTTGTATCCAACCCAGAGTTCTTGAGGGAGGGAAACGCCCTGCACGACACTGAAAGCCCGGACAGGGTTGTGATAGGTAGTGACGACAAGGAGGCAGGCGACCTGATCCAGGAGCTGTGGTCCTTCACGAAAGCCCCAGTGATCAGAACCACCACAGACGAGGCTGAGCTAATAAAGTACGCTGCGAACTCCTTCCTAGCAGTTAAGGTGTCCTTCATAAACGAAATAGCTAACTTATGCGAAAGGCTAAACTGCGACGTTAACGTTATAGCCAGGGCAATTGGACTTGATAAGAGGATCTCCCCTTATTTCCTGTCAGCAGGACTAGGCTGGGGAGGATCGTGTTTCCCGAAGGATACCCTGGCGATAACCTCGTTCGCGAGAGACGTTGGGGAGAAGCTCAGAATAGTTGAGGCAGCCATAGAGGTTAACCAGGAAAGACCCTTCAGGGCTCTCAAGCTTCTTAAGGAAGTCATGGGCGAGGTTAGGGGTAAAACTGTTTGTGTCCTAGGACTGGCCTTCAAGCCTAATACCGATGACACCAGAGAGAGCGTGGCACTCAAGGTGGTTAACCTGCTGAGACAGGAGGGAGCCATGGTTATAGCCTACGATCCAAAGGCTAGATCTGACGTCGAAATGGTGACTCTTGACGAGTGCATAACTCGGGCAGATGGTGTCATCATTGCTACTGAGTGGGACGAGTTCAGGGGACTTGAGCCCAAGTTAAGGGGTAAACCAGTGGTTGACGGCAGAAGAGTTCTAGATCCAGCGAAGATGGGACAGGAATTTAGGGCCATTGGGCTTGGTGTTAGGTGAATGCAGGCCGTAATTACCGCGGCTGGTCTCGGAACCCGGATGCTTCCTGCCTCCAAGGAGATCCCAAAGGAGATGTTTCCAGTTCCCTTCAGGGGCTCGTTCAAGCCCATAATCCAGGTTATATTCGAGCAGTTATATGACGCTGGCGTTAGGGATTTCGTCATTGTTGTGGGAAGGGGAAAAAGGGTAATTGAGGATCACTTTACTCCCGATCAGGACTTTGTGTATTACCTCGAGAAGATGGGTAAGAGCAGGCAAGCCAAGGACCTGAACGCGTTTTATGAGAAAATCGAGAAAAGTAATATAGCCTTTGTGAATCAGGCTTCACCTGAAGGCTTCGGAGACGCGGTATTGAGGGCTAAACCTTTCATC from Metallosphaera sedula DSM 5348 harbors:
- a CDS encoding NAD-dependent epimerase/dehydratase family protein, with protein sequence MKYLVIGGAGFLGSHLIESLSGDITVVDDLSTAKYFQGNAKLIREKIENFSTDEKYDYVIHLAARPSPEDYINHPVETALSNSVGTYKALEIARRSDAVFLYTSSSEIYGHAEVIPTPESYWGKVNPTGVRSCYDESKRFSEALIMSFYREYGLDVRIQRPFNVYGPRLREDGSYGRVISRFVYQALRGEDLTIFGDGNQTRAFLYVSDWVEATKRMLGPGLKGVILNVGSDKETKIIDLAKTIISMTGSKSGLKFLPPRQDDPPRRAADITKAKEVLGWEPKVSLFEGLKMTIEWFRGVLS
- a CDS encoding UDP-glucose dehydrogenase family protein, whose product is MRIGIVGLGVVGLSTGVVLAEQGHEIVGVDIDQGRVHGLQCRRPPIYEPGLEEALNRNFERMKFSTDYSSLSDAEVIFITVSTPTVDGRIYLGYVFDAARKIKEVARGVIAIKSTVVPGTARKVKEITNLKVVSNPEFLREGNALHDTESPDRVVIGSDDKEAGDLIQELWSFTKAPVIRTTTDEAELIKYAANSFLAVKVSFINEIANLCERLNCDVNVIARAIGLDKRISPYFLSAGLGWGGSCFPKDTLAITSFARDVGEKLRIVEAAIEVNQERPFRALKLLKEVMGEVRGKTVCVLGLAFKPNTDDTRESVALKVVNLLRQEGAMVIAYDPKARSDVEMVTLDECITRADGVIIATEWDEFRGLEPKLRGKPVVDGRRVLDPAKMGQEFRAIGLGVR